The genome window GATGTTCTTTTCCTTCGCAATAGAGTCTGCCAGCTCTACCAATTCATGGTCGTATGCCTCGTGCATATCCGGGAATCGGGGACCAATCGGGAAGTTACGACCACGCAGCGGATGCTCCGGGAACATATTGATATGATCGGTAATAATCATCAAGTCGCCGATCTTGAACTCTGGGTTCATACCGCCAGAAGCATTAGAGACAAAGAGAGTCTCGATACCTAATTCATACATCACACGGATAGGGAAGGTAACGTCCTTCATGCCATATCCTTCATAGAAATGGAAGCGTCCTTCCATCGCCATGATGTCCTTGTCTCCAAGTCTTCCAAAGATAAGTCTGCCAGCGTGTCCCTCTACTGTTGATACAGGAAAATTAGGTATGTCCTGATAAGAGAATGCATAACTGTCAGTTATCTCTGAAGCTAATTGTCCGAGGCCTGTGCCCAGAATGATGGCTGTCTTTGGACTTGTGGTCATCCTCTCTTTTAGCCAAGATGCTGTTTCTTGAATTTTTTCGTACATAGGATATTATTTTTTGATTGAATGTCTCCTCCTTATCAAGCATGAATCTTACTTTGATAGGAAGCGCATAAATGTTTTCTTTTACTTCGTCTGATAGTCTTTCAACGTCAATGAGACGTGCCTGATCCTTTTCCGTTGTAACAATCAACTTTGGCTCATCCATATTTGCAAAGGTCTCGTTAATACGGTTGATATCCTTTGCTGTGAAAGCATGATGGTCAGGGAAAGAGAGGATTGTTAAGGCGTTGTTGCCCGTGAAGGAATTGAGGTCAAGCTCCAGCTGTTTGGGTGATGCAATACCTGCAAGCAACAGGATATTCTTTCCTCGTATTTCAGTCAGCGGTATATTCTTGCCTTTATTGAAGATAGGTTCAAGGTCGCAATATTCCAATGTCGTGAAATAAAGTTGCTGGAAGGGATATAGTTCCATAGCCTTACTAAGCACACGGTAGTCTATAGGATTGAGACTTTTAGGACACTTCGTGATAATCACAATGTCAGCACGATGCTTTCCCGAAAGCGGTTCACGCAGTCTTCCTGCCGGAAGGAGCTTGTCGTAGATGATAAGCCGGTGATAGTCTACCAATAGTATATTGATTCCTGGCTGTACATAGCGGTGCTGGAAGGCGTCATCCAAGAGGATAACATCAGTATCTTTCGTCTCTTCATCAGATGTCAGCCGGTCTATTCCCTCACATCGTTTCTTATCTACTGCTACACGAATATCAGGGAATTTGGTCTTCATCTGATATGGCTCATCGCCAATCTCACGCATTGGCGTGTCTTCATTCGCCAGCACATATCCATGACTCTTACGCTTATAGCCACGTGAGAGAACAGCCACCTTCATCTTGTCCTTCAGTAGTCGGACAAGATACTCTACATGAGGGGTCTTCCCGGAACCTCCCACGGTGATGTTTCCGACGGATATGACAGGAATGTCAAACCGTCGGGTCTTGAGAATGTTCAGCTCAAACAGTTCGTTGCGAAGCCCCACTACCAGCCCATAGAGCCAGCTGAAAGGCAACAGCCATTTGTTTATTTTGATATGGTCACCTTCCATATATACTTAATGGATGTTTGGATAATAAGGCAGTCTTGCCTGAATAGCACTCTGATGATTGAGTGTCTTCAACAATGAGAACGGTCCATAATAATCGCCTAAGTTCGCACGCAACTGCTCACTGAGGTAGTTATCTGACTTTGACTGGTCCAACAACTGCTCAAAGAAGTCTGGCTCTTTGGGATAGGCACGGGTCATATGGTTAGCCAGCTTTGCCAGCTTTGCAGCTTTTTTCACCGCAATATCCAGTCCGCCAAGCTGGTCGACCAGCCCTATCTTCTGTGCATCCTGTCCTGTAAATACATGTCCTTGTGCTATTTTTTCAACCTGCTCATCGGTCATCTTACGTCCTTCTGCCACACGATGGCGGAAGAGCTTATAACCACGGTTGACGTACTGGCTAAGGTATGTCATCTCATCTTCTGTAAATGGGCGTGCCCGTGTACTGAAGTCTGCATATTTATTGGTCTTTACTTCATCAAATTTCAATCCCAGCTTCTCTGTAAGCAGGCCGCTGACGTCGGGGAACATACCAAAGATGCCTATTGAACCAGTAATCGTCGTAGGTTCTGCTACTATCCAGTTTGCCGGAGCTGACATATAATAACCACCTGATGCAGCCATTCCGCCCATGCTTACAACGACGGGCTTCAGCTTCTTCAGTGCCATAATCTGATGCCAGATCTGTTCGGATGCGTAAGCAGAGCCACCGCCGGAGTTGATGCGGACCACGACAGCCTTTACATCTTTGTCCTTTGCCAATTTCTCCAGATCCTTGCAGACAACCTGTGCATCTATAGTGTGGTTTTGTGCAAAGATACCGCCTACAACACCATCAACGATGTCACCATACGCATAGTAAACTGCAATCTGATTACTTTCATCACCCTGACTTTTGTCTTCAACATTCATCATGTCGGCAACTGTGACCTGATTGATTTCTTTATCCCCTGCAATGCCTAACTGTTTCTTCACCATGTTTTTTATCTGATCCGTATAAGCCAAGCCATCGACAAGTTTCAGTTTGACGTAATCTTCAGGTGCGGCAAAGGTTACCATACTGTCAGCATAGGCATTCAGTTGTTCAACTGACAAATGTCTGCTTGCGCCAACTTCCTTTGTTATATTTCCCCAGATACCATTCAGATAGGCAGAAGTCTGTTCACGATTGGCATCACTCATCTTGTCACCTGTGAACATCTCAGTGGCACTCTTGTAAGCACCTACTTTTACAACCTGCATCTTTACTCCGAACTTTGCCAAGAAATCCTTGATGAAGACAGGCTGGGAAGCCAATCCATGCCAGTCAATCTGTCCTTGCGGATTCAGATACACTTTGTCTGCAACAGATGACATGTAGTATGTTCCCTGTGTATAGGTGTCAGCGTATGCAATAATCCACTTTTTACTCTTCTTAAAATCAAGCAGGGCATTGCGCACAGCCTGCATTGAAGCGTATGAGTCAGCAGCAAACGCACCTGCCTCGATGTATATTCCCTTGATATTGTCGTTTTCCTTGGCTTTTCTGATACCCTCAAGCAGATTGTCAAGACCGATGCTGCGTGTTGCGCTACCTTGCAGCTGGCTGATGAAATTGTTCTCACTTCGCTCTTCCAACTGTCCTGAAAGATTCAGTACAAGTACGGAATTCTCCTCAGGTGTTGTTGTTGAATCCTGCGATGCAAACATACCTGCTATGGTAATGAGTGCGAAGATTCCTGTGACAATGCTGAACAGAAACATTCCCACGAAAGAAGCAAAAACGAATTTGAAAAATTGTTTCATAAAAGGTATCTAATTACTGTTTATCATGCAAAGATATACATAATAGATGTAAATTCCAAATAAATCAAGAATTCTTAATAACTTTGCTCCCAATATGAAGCATATTGTTTTAGCCATTGATAGTTTTAAGGGCTGTCTCACTTCAGTTGAAGCTGAAGATGCTGCGGAGACAGGTGTCGGAGAAAGATGGTCGGAAGCAGAGATAATAAAAGTGCCGGTTACAGATGGAGGGGACGGGATGATGAGCGTCTTCTCACAGCTGTTACCCTGTCAGGAGGTCACAATTGACAGCCATGATGCACTTATGCGTCCCATCCGTGCAGCCTATGCTGTGTGTGCAGACAATACCGTTATCTTGGAGACGGCTTTGTCTTGTGGCATCAGTCTTCTTAATCCGCAGGGGCTTAATTCTTTACGTGCAACCACTTATGGAGTGGGTGAACTCTTTGCTGATGCTCTCCGGCGAGGTTACAGGCGATTTGTAATTGGACTCGGAGGTTCAGCGACAAGCGATTGTGGACTTGGAATGCTGGCAGCATTGAGGGATGTGTTAGGTGAGAACTGGCGTAACCAGTTTTTGCATGAATTGGATATAACATTGGCGTCTGATGTTGACAATCCGCTCTTTGGTAAGCGTGGTGCAGCTGCTGTTTTCGGTCCTCAAAAGGGAGCAACGTCAGAGGTTATAACCTGTTTGGACCGTCGGGCACGCACTTTTGCACGTATGGCTGCATCCCAACTGGGCTTTGACCATTCGCAGGACAGTGGTGCCGGAGCAGCAGGTGGACTGGGTTATGCCTTTCTTCAGTTTATGAATGCGAAGGTGAGGTCAGGTGCAGATGTGCTTTTAGAAACTGTCAACTTTGATTCACTCATCGAAAATGCCGACTTGATTATAACGGGAGAGGGGAGTGCTGATGTTCAGACGTTAATGGGAAAGATACCCGCCAAGGTTTTGGAGTATGGTCTTCGTAAGGAAATTCCTGTCGTGCTCATAGCAGGGAAGGTGACAGGCACTGCATCTTTACTCAAAGCTGGTTTTGCACAAGTTCAATGTATTACACCGCCAGGCATGCCACTTACAGAAGCATTAAAACCTGGCACTGCAAAGGAGAATATCCGTAAAACTGTTGGCAAGATATTAAGGTATAAAACTGGTTGCGGGTGTCTACCGTAATATTCTTTTTGTTTTCTCCATGGTAGTTAAAGAACATTGAATAGTTTTGACGAATGAAAGATTTATCTACATGATGATATTTCTTTATGTTTCACCTCTAATAGCTTTGTCGCTTTCTGCAATCTGCTCTATCAGAATGTCCTAAACAAATATACGAATAAAGTATATTGTTTAGAAGTATTACAAGAATCACTGTACTTCTTATTGGTTCCTATGTTCTCCATTTGTTCAGGTAGATGGCACATACAAAAGGACGATACGCCTTAGGGATGCATCCAGACACACATGGACACGAAAGTGTTATCCGAACAAGTTAAATCTTCTTACGAAGAAAAGGGTTGTAGAATTAAGGAATAATACTTTTCAAATGGATAGAACTGTGTTTGTTTCAGCGTTTTTCATACAATTCTTATTTGTTTCATTTATATTGACCTGCGTTAAGTTCAAGCTAAAGTTTTGATTTTTAGCAGAGTAATTTCCCTGTATGGATAATTAATCGTACCTTTGCACATGTTTTTAAGATAAAAGATTGTTTTGTTATGGTCGAAAACCAGATGGAAAGTTCCAAGAGAACCCTTCGTAGAAAACTTGATCTGCTCCTTCGCACAGGACAGATTCTTATGGAAAGCTCTGCAGATACGAGTCGTGTGAAACGTAATATGGAGCGCACAGCAGCTTATCTGGGACTTCCTAAGGAAAACCTGCACATCAACATTGATTATTATATGTTGCAGGTAAATGTGAGTGACGAATTTCATAGCTTTTCGAAGATGCAACGCTGTGACAAGCACGTGATTAACATGCTTGCTATTCAGGAAGTTTCAAAACTCTCATGGCGTGCTCTCAAGGCGGACTACTCTTTGGACAAGTATGAAGAGGAACTGGAGAAGATTGCTCATGGCAAGCATTATTACAAGGACTGGATGATTGCTGTCGGTGCTGGTCTTGCCTGCGGTGGTTTCTGTATTCAGTTCGGTTGCGACTGGACAGCATTCTTCTACGCTTCCATTGCAGCAATCTTGGGCAATCGCCTGCGTATGTTCTTGAACCATTCCGGTTCCAATCTCTATGCCAACTTTGCTGTGGCAGCATTTGTGAGTACAATTCTGGCGTGGTTGTCATCTTATCTTTCTGCACCGTCGGTACAGGCAGTACTCCCTGAGTTCCTTCGCCCCATCTTACATAGCGAAACACCTTATCATCCTCTCTTGGCTTGTGCACTTTATGTTGTTCCGGGAGTCCCTTTAATAAATGCTGTTAATGACCTGTTAGACAATCATATAAACACAGGATTGGTTCGTGTGACGAATACGCTTCTTATAGTCATTGCAATGTCATTCGGTATTATGCTGGCAATTAAATGTGGCAGTATTGACAACTTTGTAAAAGAGCTTTCACTGATACCTCACCATCCGTTCTATGTGTATGCCATTGCAGCTGCAATCTCTGCGATGGGCTTTGCCACGATTTACAATATCCCTTACCGTCTGATGCCTTGGATAGCAATAGGTGGCATCATCTGTGTTTGTTCACGCAACTTTATTAATCTTGAACCCTCAGCAGACACTATTGGCTTAGGTTTGGGATTGGTTGTCGGTTCACTTTGCGGTTCAGCTCTGATTTCAATTATTAACATTAAGGCTGTACACTTCTTCCATACTCCTCACCAGTGTATTACTATTCCTGCGGTCATCCCTATCATTCCTGGAGTACTGATGTATCGTGCACTCTATGGATTTATTGGAATGCAGGGTGTTGTTGGAGAAGTTACGCATGCAATGTTCAATGCAATTAACGGCTCATTAGTTCTGATTTGCATTGCCTTGGGTGTAGCTATTCCGAACATCTTTGCCCGCAAATGGATTGCACCACATCGTAAAGCCAAGCTGACACGTTTGATAGAAGAGCGCCGTAAGCGTGGTAAGTTTGTTGATTTGCACAGCTTTGTAGTAGATTAGAACGTGTCATGATGAATATGTGCGGGGCTGCAACACCATTGGTGTTGCAGCCCCGCACGGTTTGTTCTGTAGCCCCGCACGGATGGTGCGGCAGTGTTTCAATAGCCGATTCCTTTCCCCGGCTTTGCTCTCTTGGTTAAAGACAGTGATGTTATCCTTGGCTTTATTGACAGGTGCTGAGCGTTCATTAATTGTAAATGTATGCTTTTATGAGGCTTTTTTATACTAATAAATGATGATAAAGACGCAAATACTTGACAACTACTATTGTGTGATTGACTTTTTTTTTGTTATTTTGCATGCAATATCATTACAGAAGGACAGATGAAGAATCAGAAAATGTATGAGCCCGATGATAAGATGATTTATCTTATCAGAGATAATTATGACCTGTTACAGAGCTTAGGCAGCTTCGGCATCAGCTTAGGTTTTGGCGACAAGACCGTAAGAGAGGTTTGTGATGATCAGAATGTAGATACTTACACATTCCTGGCTGTTGTTAATTTTACGATAAACGGATATAAAGGCTTTGATGATGTAGACAGACTGTCTATTCCAACTCTTATGCAATACCTCAAGGCAAGCCATTCTTATTATCTTGACTATGAGCTTCCATTCATCCGCAGAGAGTTGACTGCAGCCTTGGATGAGAGTGATAATCTTGCCCGTTTGATACTTCGCCTTTATGACGAGTATGCCCATTCTATCCGCAATCACATGCAGTATGAGGAGAAAAACGTGTTCCCATACGTTGAATCTTTGTTGAAAGGTGAAGCTAATGATACGTATGATGTTGAGACTTACTCCAAGCACCACAGCCAGACGGATGTGAAGCTGCGTGAACTGAAAAGTATCATTATCAAGTATCTTCCCTCTGACTCTCATCATAACAACCGCCTTACTGCCACCTTATATGATATATATAATTGTGAAGCCTGGCTTGAGCAGCATGCCCAGGTAGAAGAGGAAATATTCATCCCGGTCATCAGACGGTTGGAGCAGAAGAGCAAGCAGAACGATGTAAGCGTAAAGATATCAAACATGATTACGCAGAACTCAGAGTCGAATGAGGTACTGAGTGACCGTGAGAAGGATGTCATCGTTTCTGTTGCACAGGGAATGACAAACAAGGAGATAGCTGACCATTTGTGTATCTCTACCAATACGGTGATAACGCACCGCCGTAACATTGCCCGTAAACTGCAGATACATTCACCGGCAGGACTGACCATCTATGCCATTGTCAACAATCTGGTGGATATAAGCAGTGTAAAGTTGTAACAGGGATTGTGATAGAGTAGGGATGTAATCTCAGCTACTTTAGGAAAACAAGATCAAATTATACCGTTGTCAAGCGTATGGAGCATACGACAAAGATGAAGATGGGACGCCCCAAGATGGCTATAGTTGATCCTAATACGCTTGCCGTGTTAGGACTGAAACAGATATTGCAGAATGTCATACCTATCATGACAGTGGAGACATTCTCTAACTTCCAGGAGTTTGAGAATGCCCAGCCTGATACGTTCTATCATTACTTTGTGGCACAGGTGATTGTCTTGGAGAACAGGCAGTTCTTCTCGCAATGTATTCATAAGACAATCGTTCTGACAATTACAAAAGACCCTAATGCACAACTTTCAGGCTTCCATAGTTTCTGCATCAATGTTCCCGAGGACGAACTTGTCAAGGCTATTTTGAAGATAGAACAGTACGGACACTCTGGTGGCAAGAACCTTCCGGAATTGCCCCAAGTGTTGAAGAACAAGATTCTGAGCAACCGTGAGATAGAAGTGTTGTCGCTGATAGTTCAGGGACTGATTAATAAGGAGATTGCTGAGAAGCTGAATATCAGTCTGACTACTGTTATCACGCACCGCAAGAATATTATGGATAAACTCGGCATGAAGAGTGTGTCTGCATTGACCATCTATGCGGTTATGCACGGTTATATTGATATTAATAAGATATAACGTCAGTGTAGTTGGAACTATCATAAAAGAACTATCATAAGTTGGACGGTAAAACAAATGCCCGTAGCCATTGTTGTCTGGTTACGGGCATTATGCTTGCTCTTAGAATGATAATTCTGTGTTTTACTTCTTACCGAGTCCGCGAAGCCACTTCAAAGGCTTTTTGATGAGTGCCTTCAAGCCTGATTCATTCTTGGATGTTGATGGCAACTCCTCACGTATATCATACTTGGTACTCCTTCTTGAAGCCTTATCTTCAGGTGTGCGCTGTCGGTTATTACGCTTCTTGCGCTTGTTGTTCGGCTTCTTGGTCTGCTGGTTAGCAGTATTCCCGGCAGCATCCTTGTTATTGCCGGGCTTTCTGTCGCTGCGCTTCTCGTTTTCAGCTTTTGGCTTTCGTTCCTGCTGTCTGCCCTTTCCCTGACGGTTATTCTTCTTGTTTACTATCTTGTCATCTGTTGCAGCAGGATCATTCTCTTGCTGCTTCTGCGCGCTATTGTTCTGTCTGTTGCCAGTCTTACGCTCCTGTGGCTTGGCGTTGTTCTCATCCGGACTGCCTTGTGTTTGTGGGGTAGGGCGTCTGTTGCGCTGCTTGTTATTACCCTGCTTCTTGTCCTTATGGCTCTGATGGTCTCTGGCTTTTCTGCGACGGGTCTTGGCATTGTTGCCCTTCTTTGGTCGTCCGTTGTTCTTGTATTCAGGACCTTCACCCAGCTCTGCGGGAAGGGATGCCTTCTCAACTTCTTTCTCTAAGAATGACTCAATCTGCTGGAAATAGTATATATCTTCGTCATTCACGAATGTGATAGCCTTTCCGTCACGGTCAGCACGAGCTGTACGACCAATGCGGTGAACATAATCCTCTGCATCATGTGGTACGTCATAATTGATGACCATTGCGATGTCATCAATGTCAATACCACGTGATACGATGTCGGTTGCAACCAGTACGTCTATCTGACCGCTCTTGAACTTGAACATAACGTCATTACGCTGCTCCTGGTCGAGGTCGGAGTGCATTTCGCCACAGTTGATGTGCTTGCGGTTAAGTGATGCTGCAATCTGCTTCACCTTCTGCTTTGAGCCAGAGAAGATGATGACACGTTTCAGGTCACCAGCCTTGAAGATGTCCTTGATGATACCCATCTTCTGCGTCTCATAGCATACGTAAGCAGTCTGCTGAATCTTCTCAGCAGGCTTGCTGACAGCCAGTTTGATTTCAACAGGGTTCTTCAGCAATGTCTTGGCAAGTTCCTCGATTTTCGTCGGCATGGTTGCAGAGAACATGATGGTCTGACATGATGCAGGCAACTTCTTTGCAATGGTCATAATGTCATCAGAGAATCCCATGTCAAGCATGCGGTCAGCCTCGTCAAGAATGAAGAAGCTCACCTTGGACAAGTCTACGTTTCCGAGAGAGATATGAGAGATGAAGCGTCCCGGCGTAGCGATGACGACATCGGCTCCGAGTGACAGGCTCTTCAGCTCCTGGTCATATCGGTTGCCGTCATTGCCACCATAGACAGCAACACATGAAACGCCATCAAGATAGTAGGCAAAGCCCTGCATAGCCTGGTCAATCTGCTGCGCCAATTCGCGGGTAGGCGACATGATTACACAGTTGATAGCTGACTCAGGATAGCCACCATCAGCCAGTTTTGACAGAACAGGAAGGAGATAAGCCGCTGTCTTTCCCGTTCCTGTCTGGGCAACTCCCAGTACATCGTGTCCTTTTAATATTTCAGGAATGCACTTCTCCTGAACAGGAGTGCATTCATCAAAACGCATGTCATAGAGTGCGTCGAGTACGTTATCGTTTAAATCTAAATCTTCAAAATACATATTTTACTGTTTTTCCCTTCGTCACAAAGGGTAGTTCTTAATTTTTTGTTCTGTCCGCCTTATTAGCTTGGCGCATGCCGATAGCAGAAGTAGGCGATAACTGCAAAGATGATGTTTGGAATCCATGCTGCCAGTATGGGTGGTGTGTCAGCCTGAACAGCAAAGGTTGCTGATACGGTCTGGAGCATGATATAGCCGAAACTTAGTGCCAGACCGATTCCAAGATACAGTCCCATTCCTCCTTTTCGTTTGCGGGAAGAAAGTGAAAGACCGATGATGGTGAGGATGAATGATGAAAATGACATAGCTATTCGCTTGTGAAACTCAACCTCATACTGTACCACATTGCCTGATCCACGGCTTGTCTGCTTGGAGATATAATCCAACAGCTCTGGTGAAGTGAAGGTCTCCTGCTGTCCCTTGGAATAGACAAGGTCGGTCGGTTCCATTAGCAGGACGGTGTCCTTTGAGGCTCCACTCTCGATGTGTTCCTTTAATCCCTTGAGCGTACGTATCTTCCAGTTGCTGACTTTCCAGTGATACTTTGTGTCTGCAACTGTGTCATACTGAATCTCCATAGCCGTCATGTGGCTGACAATCTTCTTGTCCTTGAACTTTACGAGTGAGAATCCGTAGCCTCTCTTATACTGATTGTCGTAATGCTGGATGTAGGCTATCGTGTTCTTAGCTACCTGTAGCTGTACGTTCTCAGCCGATGTGTTCTTCTTTGAGTTACGGTAGAGTGACTCAAAGTTCTGGCGAATGACAGTGCCATGGGGTATCACGAAGCTGTTGAGATAGAATGTAAGTCCTGCAATGAGAACACATGATATCATGTATGGACGCATCAGTCGTTTGATGGAGACGCCTGCTGCCATCATTGATATTATCTCGGAGTTTCCTGCCAGTTTGGAAGTAAAGAAGATGACGGCAATGAATACGAACAGCGGTGAGAAGAGATTGGAGTAGTAAGGGATGAAGTTGGCATAGTAATCAAAGATGATTGCTCGCCACGGAGCATGATATTGTGTGAACTTTGAGAGGTTCTCATTGAAGTCGAACACAATAGCAATAGAGATAATCAGCAAGATAGAATAGATGTAAGTTCCTGTGAACTTCTTGATGATATATCTATCCAGGATGCCTATATAGCGAGAAGGGGCGAACATCTGAAGCTGATGTCCGACTTTCTTCAAGATGGGTAAGTGCTCTGCAGCACATTGCCCGACGCACTTATTCAATCCTTTTACTTTGTCAACAGTCTTTTTGACCTTACTCATTTGGTTTCTTCTTAAATTCTTCTTCCCAGTTGCTCTATGACAGAGGCTTTCCACTGTACGAAGTCGCCTTGCTCAATATGGGCACGTGCATCTGTCACGAGGCGGAGATAGAACGCAAGGTTATGAATGCTGGCAATCTGCATCGCAAGCAGTTCTCCAGCCTTGAAGAGATGATGGAGGTAGGCTTTGCTTGTGATGAGATCTACGTCACATCCGTCAGGGTCAATTGGTGAGAAGTCATTTTCCCACTTCTTGTTCTTCATGTTCATCGTACCATTGTAGGTGAAGAGCATTGCATTGCGACCGTTACGGGTAGGCATAACGCAGTCGAACATATCCACACCACGTTCAATGGCTTCAAGAATGTTCTGCGGAGTACCGACCCCCATCAGATAACGGGGCTTGTCCTTAGGAAGGATCTCATTGACCACCTCAATCATCTCATACATGATTTCCGTCGGTTCGCCAACGGCCAAGCCGCCGATAGCATTGCCGTCAGCCCCCTTGTCAGCCACAAACTTTGCAGCTTCACGGCGCAGATCTTTGTAGGTGCAGCCCTGTACAATAGGGAAAAGACTCTGGTTGTAGCCATAGAGAGGTTCCGTCTCGTTGAACCGTTTGATACAACGATCCAGCCAACGCTGTGTCATTCTCAGGCTCTTCTTGGCATATTCGTAGTCGCTCTTGCCAGGAGGACATTCGTCAAGTGCCATCATGATGTCGGCACCGATGATGCGTTCTGTATCCATGACATTCTCGGGAGTGAAGATGTGCTTGGAGCCATCTATGTGACTTCTGAACTCACAACCCTCTTCCGACAACTTGCGGATACCCGTCAAAGAAAAGACCTGGAAGCCTCCTGAGTCTGTCAGGATTGGGCGTTCCCATCCATTGAAGCCATGCAGACCACCAGCTGCTTTGAGTACTTCCAATCCCGGACGCAGATAAAGATGGTAAGTGTTACCAAGGATAATCTGTGCCTTAACCTGCTTGCGCAACTCTTCAAAGTGTACACCCTTTACTGAACCGACTGTGCCGACAGGCATAAAGATAGGTGTCTTTATCTGTCCATGGTCAGTAGTGATGATACCTGTACGGGCATCACTGGCGTTATCTGTATGCTGAAGTTCAAATGTCATTACTTCGTTTCCTCTTTTTTATCTTCTGCAATAGTGAAGTCTACTGGGTGATCCACCTTTTCATCGGTCAATGCAAAGTCCCATACCTGTTGGATGTTCTCAACAAAATGGAAGTCAAGTCCCTTGCGGTAGACCTCTGGAATTTCTTCAATGTCTTTCTTGTTCTCAGAACACATGACAATGTCAGTAATACCTGCACGCTTGGCAGCAAGTATCTTCTCCTTGATACCACCGACAGGAAGAACCTTGCCACGCAGGGTTATCTCGCCTGTCATAGCAGTGTTCTTGCGTACCTTGCGCTGTGTGAGTGCAGAAGCAATACTTGTTGCAATCGTGATGCCTGCTGAAGGACCGTCCTTGGGAGTAGCCCCTTCGGGTACGTGAATATGGATGTTCCACTGGTCAAATATGCGATAGTCTACATCAAGGGCATTGATATGCGCCTTGACATATTCCAATGCAATGACAGCCGACTCCTTCATGACATCGCCGAGGTTACCAGTCAGTGTCAGTTTTCCTGTCTTTCCTTTTGAAAGTGATGTCTCAATAAAGAGAATCTCACCGCCAAAGCTGGTCCATGCAAGACCAGTTACGACACCGGCATACTTGTTTCCTTGGTAGATATCACGTGTGAATGGTGGCTTGCCCAACAGGTCTTCCAGTTTGTCCGGAGTGACCTTTGTGTAAGGAAGCTGCTTGTCCATAGCCTGTCTGAAAGCCAACTTGCGCATAGCCTTGTTGATTTGTTTCTCAAGCTGGCGCACACCACTCTC of Prevotella fusca JCM 17724 contains these proteins:
- a CDS encoding DEAD/DEAH box helicase encodes the protein MYFEDLDLNDNVLDALYDMRFDECTPVQEKCIPEILKGHDVLGVAQTGTGKTAAYLLPVLSKLADGGYPESAINCVIMSPTRELAQQIDQAMQGFAYYLDGVSCVAVYGGNDGNRYDQELKSLSLGADVVIATPGRFISHISLGNVDLSKVSFFILDEADRMLDMGFSDDIMTIAKKLPASCQTIMFSATMPTKIEELAKTLLKNPVEIKLAVSKPAEKIQQTAYVCYETQKMGIIKDIFKAGDLKRVIIFSGSKQKVKQIAASLNRKHINCGEMHSDLDQEQRNDVMFKFKSGQIDVLVATDIVSRGIDIDDIAMVINYDVPHDAEDYVHRIGRTARADRDGKAITFVNDEDIYYFQQIESFLEKEVEKASLPAELGEGPEYKNNGRPKKGNNAKTRRRKARDHQSHKDKKQGNNKQRNRRPTPQTQGSPDENNAKPQERKTGNRQNNSAQKQQENDPAATDDKIVNKKNNRQGKGRQQERKPKAENEKRSDRKPGNNKDAAGNTANQQTKKPNNKRKKRNNRQRTPEDKASRRSTKYDIREELPSTSKNESGLKALIKKPLKWLRGLGKK
- the tgt gene encoding tRNA guanosine(34) transglycosylase Tgt encodes the protein MTFELQHTDNASDARTGIITTDHGQIKTPIFMPVGTVGSVKGVHFEELRKQVKAQIILGNTYHLYLRPGLEVLKAAGGLHGFNGWERPILTDSGGFQVFSLTGIRKLSEEGCEFRSHIDGSKHIFTPENVMDTERIIGADIMMALDECPPGKSDYEYAKKSLRMTQRWLDRCIKRFNETEPLYGYNQSLFPIVQGCTYKDLRREAAKFVADKGADGNAIGGLAVGEPTEIMYEMIEVVNEILPKDKPRYLMGVGTPQNILEAIERGVDMFDCVMPTRNGRNAMLFTYNGTMNMKNKKWENDFSPIDPDGCDVDLITSKAYLHHLFKAGELLAMQIASIHNLAFYLRLVTDARAHIEQGDFVQWKASVIEQLGRRI
- a CDS encoding response regulator transcription factor, whose amino-acid sequence is MEHTTKMKMGRPKMAIVDPNTLAVLGLKQILQNVIPIMTVETFSNFQEFENAQPDTFYHYFVAQVIVLENRQFFSQCIHKTIVLTITKDPNAQLSGFHSFCINVPEDELVKAILKIEQYGHSGGKNLPELPQVLKNKILSNREIEVLSLIVQGLINKEIAEKLNISLTTVITHRKNIMDKLGMKSVSALTIYAVMHGYIDINKI
- a CDS encoding LptF/LptG family permease gives rise to the protein MSKVKKTVDKVKGLNKCVGQCAAEHLPILKKVGHQLQMFAPSRYIGILDRYIIKKFTGTYIYSILLIISIAIVFDFNENLSKFTQYHAPWRAIIFDYYANFIPYYSNLFSPLFVFIAVIFFTSKLAGNSEIISMMAAGVSIKRLMRPYMISCVLIAGLTFYLNSFVIPHGTVIRQNFESLYRNSKKNTSAENVQLQVAKNTIAYIQHYDNQYKRGYGFSLVKFKDKKIVSHMTAMEIQYDTVADTKYHWKVSNWKIRTLKGLKEHIESGASKDTVLLMEPTDLVYSKGQQETFTSPELLDYISKQTSRGSGNVVQYEVEFHKRIAMSFSSFILTIIGLSLSSRKRKGGMGLYLGIGLALSFGYIMLQTVSATFAVQADTPPILAAWIPNIIFAVIAYFCYRHAPS
- a CDS encoding LuxR C-terminal-related transcriptional regulator, coding for MKNQKMYEPDDKMIYLIRDNYDLLQSLGSFGISLGFGDKTVREVCDDQNVDTYTFLAVVNFTINGYKGFDDVDRLSIPTLMQYLKASHSYYLDYELPFIRRELTAALDESDNLARLILRLYDEYAHSIRNHMQYEEKNVFPYVESLLKGEANDTYDVETYSKHHSQTDVKLRELKSIIIKYLPSDSHHNNRLTATLYDIYNCEAWLEQHAQVEEEIFIPVIRRLEQKSKQNDVSVKISNMITQNSESNEVLSDREKDVIVSVAQGMTNKEIADHLCISTNTVITHRRNIARKLQIHSPAGLTIYAIVNNLVDISSVKL